A DNA window from Hordeum vulgare subsp. vulgare chromosome 1H, MorexV3_pseudomolecules_assembly, whole genome shotgun sequence contains the following coding sequences:
- the LOC123451089 gene encoding transcription factor WRKY19-like has translation MEGTTATLASELDGLLAMARELEARVDGDQGAPGAARELCAELAASVDRAVRLAGSGGNAGGRACVNGRLRSGRNAAAVRAQVRVASMHDLGPLDDGLSWRKYGQKDILGATYPRAYFRCTHRHSQGCQATKQVQRAHADPLLFDVVYHGAHTCAQAAAALAGPEHQPPAAFGLEQQQQSSPPAAPQGIQWPAEPMTPPSFPSSPAGCYTPASSWCQLTGGYGYAAGGGLGADMEFDELFWNTPGFFEPEVQNL, from the coding sequence ATGGAGGGCACGACGGCGACGCTGGCGTCGGAGCTGGACGGGCTGCTGGCCATGGCGAGGGAGCTGGAAGCGCGCGTCGACGGCGACCAGGGCGCGCCCGGCGCGGCGAGGGAGCTCTGCGCCGAGCTGGCCGCGTCCGTCGACCGGGCCGTGCGCCTCGCCGGGAGCGGAGGCAATGCCGGCGGCAGGGCGTGCGTGAACGGCCGGCTCAGGAGCGGCAGGAATGCGGCGGCAGTGCGGGCGCAGGTCCGGGTGGCGTCGATGCATGACCTCGGCCCCCTCGACGACGGGCTCAGCTGGCGCAAGTACGGCCAGAAGGACATCCTGGGCGCCACGTACCCCAGAGCATACTTCCGGTGCACGCACCGGCACTCGCAGGGCTGCCAGGCCACCAAGCAGGTGCAGCGCGCCCACGCCGACCCGCTGCTCTTCGACGTCGTCTACCACGGCGCGCACACCTGCGCCCAGGCCGCCGCGGCCCTGGCCGGCCCGGAGCACCAGCCTCCTGCCGCCTTCGGcctggagcagcagcagcagagctcgCCGCCTGCGGCGCCACAAGGGATCCAGTGGCCGGCGGAGCCCATGACGCCGCCCTCctttccttcctcgccggccggcTGCTACACGCCGGCGAGCTCCTGGTGCCAGCTTACCGGCGGCTACGGCTACGCTGCCGGCGGCGGCCTCGGGGCTGACATGGAGTTCGACGAGCTGTTCTGGAACACGCCAGGGTTTTTCGAACCGGAGGTTCAGAACCTGTAG
- the LOC123451111 gene encoding uncharacterized protein LOC123451111 isoform X1, translating to MLAATAACRAPARPLPAARPGSSYLLGRVLLPKRRAPAVRRRGRSAAVRCGLLPVDPWAPGVDSQSIASQLFAVSLFPYLGFLYFMTRSKTAPGLTLFGFYFLLAFVGATTKILVHFRRAEHQSRAAANILEAARQLNVDTAAQFRHHQKVTFTNLYLLGYMPKFITGPRCQMWTCCTGRRNPSSHSPICSSCLG from the exons ATGctggccgccaccgccgcctgccGCGCGCCGGCGCGGCCGCTCCCCGCCGCGCGACCCGGAAGCAGCTACCTCCTCGGTCGCGTCCTTCTCCCCAAGCGGAGAGCGCCGGCGGTGAGGAGGAGGGGACGGAGCGCGGCGGTGCGGTGCGGGCTGCTCCCCGTGGACCCGTGGGCTCCCGGCGTGGACTCCCAGAGCATCGCGTCGCAGCTCTTCGCCGTGTCGCTGTTCCCCTACCTGGGGTTCCTCTACTTCATGACCCGGTCCAAGACGGCGCCCGGGCTCACGCTCTTCGGCTTCTACTTCCTCCTCGCCTTCGTCGGCGCCACCA CGAAAATACTTGTACATTTTAGAAGAGCAGAGCACCAAAGCAGAGCAGCAGCAAACATTTTAGAAGCGGCTAGACAACTTAATGTGGATACTGCTGCGCAATTTCGCCATCATCAGAAGGTCACTTTTACAAATCTG TACCTGCTGGGATATATG CCAAAGTTCATTACGGGACCTCGCTGTCAAATGTGGACCTGCTGCACGGGACGGCGGAATCCCTCCTCACACTCACCAATCTGTTCATCGTGCTTGGGCTGA
- the LOC123451111 gene encoding uncharacterized protein LOC123451111 isoform X2 gives MLAATAACRAPARPLPAARPGSSYLLGRVLLPKRRAPAVRRRGRSAAVRCGLLPVDPWAPGVDSQSIASQLFAVSLFPYLGFLYFMTRSKTAPGLTLFGFYFLLAFVGATIPAGIYAKVHYGTSLSNVDLLHGTAESLLTLTNLFIVLGLRGALRNLDKAEESSPEAPRDSKEKSSV, from the exons ATGctggccgccaccgccgcctgccGCGCGCCGGCGCGGCCGCTCCCCGCCGCGCGACCCGGAAGCAGCTACCTCCTCGGTCGCGTCCTTCTCCCCAAGCGGAGAGCGCCGGCGGTGAGGAGGAGGGGACGGAGCGCGGCGGTGCGGTGCGGGCTGCTCCCCGTGGACCCGTGGGCTCCCGGCGTGGACTCCCAGAGCATCGCGTCGCAGCTCTTCGCCGTGTCGCTGTTCCCCTACCTGGGGTTCCTCTACTTCATGACCCGGTCCAAGACGGCGCCCGGGCTCACGCTCTTCGGCTTCTACTTCCTCCTCGCCTTCGTCGGCGCCACCA TACCTGCTGGGATATATG CCAAAGTTCATTACGGGACCTCGCTGTCAAATGTGGACCTGCTGCACGGGACGGCGGAATCCCTCCTCACACTCACCAATCTGTTCATCGTGCTTGGGCTGAGGGGAGCCCTGAGGAACTTGGATAAAGCAGAGGAGAGCAGCCCTGAAGCTCCTCGGGAcagcaaggagaagagttcagtaTAG
- the LOC123451111 gene encoding uncharacterized protein LOC123451111 isoform X3, which yields MLAATAACRAPARPLPAARPGSSYLLGRVLLPKRRAPAVRRRGRSAAVRCGLLPVDPWAPGVDSQSIASQLFAVSLFPYLGFLYFMTRSKTAPGLTLFGFYFLLAFVGATTKVHYGTSLSNVDLLHGTAESLLTLTNLFIVLGLRGALRNLDKAEESSPEAPRDSKEKSSV from the exons ATGctggccgccaccgccgcctgccGCGCGCCGGCGCGGCCGCTCCCCGCCGCGCGACCCGGAAGCAGCTACCTCCTCGGTCGCGTCCTTCTCCCCAAGCGGAGAGCGCCGGCGGTGAGGAGGAGGGGACGGAGCGCGGCGGTGCGGTGCGGGCTGCTCCCCGTGGACCCGTGGGCTCCCGGCGTGGACTCCCAGAGCATCGCGTCGCAGCTCTTCGCCGTGTCGCTGTTCCCCTACCTGGGGTTCCTCTACTTCATGACCCGGTCCAAGACGGCGCCCGGGCTCACGCTCTTCGGCTTCTACTTCCTCCTCGCCTTCGTCGGCGCCACCA CCAAAGTTCATTACGGGACCTCGCTGTCAAATGTGGACCTGCTGCACGGGACGGCGGAATCCCTCCTCACACTCACCAATCTGTTCATCGTGCTTGGGCTGAGGGGAGCCCTGAGGAACTTGGATAAAGCAGAGGAGAGCAGCCCTGAAGCTCCTCGGGAcagcaaggagaagagttcagtaTAG